aaaaaaaaaaaaaaaaaaaaaaaattcacaactcTCAGTGAATGACaattcaaagtttaaaaattacGGACAAtctacaataaataaatgaactcagTCCCACACAGATACAGTGTGGGAGCCACTGGGGCTGAGGTAGAACATGATGCAACAGGAGGTCGGGGACTGGACGGGAAGCACAGAGATGGCAGGGCACCTGCAGGGGCTGGCAGGAGCTCTTGGGTTTCTCTCCACAGTCACTGCCCTCTGTTgaggctccctctccctccccaaagaaggaaaacccagaggttttttAACTTTGCAGTCACTGTCCATTCATTAGCCATGTCTAGTTTATCTCACCAGTGCTGCAAacctcctccctgccttccccaccccctgcaggtgGCTCTCGGGGGCTGGGGGGACACCCTTCCtcactgaggccagccctgctggggcaggtgTAATAgcaaagaacaaacctgactgcATATTAGATctgcttttcctttaaccctgtgctgtttcccaGGCTGTCTTACCATCTCTGccccttttgtgaaacaatgttgccttcagcctgaatttgacaggagagcccattcggAAGGCTCTCAGCCTTAAGGATATGAACACTTTTGctctcctatacacacaacaagctgcagaaaagaaagtaacatttgttttgttagaggttttacaggggccccatgagctgacccacagctccaaaaaaaaagaattcctgcaccaagaagtttgcaccaaccacccacaacccctctcctttttactgtaaaaggagcctgaattctcactcggagaaggtggctctcctgCACATTAGCcagccatcttctcggtcagctggctttccaaataaagtcattattctttaccccgacaccgcgtgTCCCGATTTCTTCGCCTGTCGTAAAGCTTTAGAtgaactggaggaaaaaaagtcttttcttcAGCCTGGCAGTGTCCCTGTGAGGCCCCAGAACGGGGAGGGGTGACATCTGTACTGTAAGCCCTGTAACTGCTGAATCCGCTAAAGGTTTGAACACATTCTACAGTAAGAAATAAGGAGTATCTTTTCTTCAGTGACCTTGTATTTTGTGGCTATTATATGTGAATGTATACATAAAAATCGATGTAAGTTATGTGCTTATCATTTCTTATACGAAAGAGAAACCACCCTGAAGAAGGAATATGACAAATACAGATATATATTCACTGGACACAATTCCCTAGCTTTCTACAGCCAGTAGGTGGGTTGGAATTTAAACTCGAGTGCGACTAGTGTAAAAAGCCCCCATAATTAATGATGTGTGCTACGATTTGTGGATGACGTGTGCAATGACTTttgcatgatggccattctaactggtgtgagatgGTACCTCATCTAGTTTTCACTTGTATTTCCTTGATACATGATCTGTTAAACATGTTTAAGATGCATGAGCTGTTAAACTTAAAGGCTAATTGAACTTAcaggcttttgcacagaaaaggaaaccataagcaaaacaaaacgacaacctatggaatgggagaaagtatctgtaaatgatgcgactgacaaagacttaactcccagaatatataaagttcataaaatttaataggaaaaaacaaacaacccaatccaacaatgggcagaagacctaaagaagcaattctccaatgaagactacaaatggccaataggcacctgtaaaaatgctcaatatcactaattatcagagaaatggaaatgaaaactacaaaacaccagtcagaatggccgtcacttCAAAGTTCACGAATgatcaatgctggagagggtgtggagaaaagggaaccctcttagcccgctggtgggaatgtagtttggtgtagccattatggaaaacagtatggaatttcctcaaaaaactaaaaatagacttaccctaagatccagcaatcccacttctgtgtatatattcagaggaaactcCAATGCAAAAAggtacctgcaccccagtattcatagcaccactatatataacagctaaaatgtggaagcaacctaaatgaagaaataggtgactggatgaagatgaagtagtaatatttatacagtggaatactacaaTGCCGTTAAAAAGGTTAAAAGactgctatttgcagcaatatggagatcatcattcttagCGAAGTgagccacaaagagaaaaataccaaatgatatgatTCACACATATAATCTAAAAGAAAGatgacactatgaactcatctagaaaacagaaacaggttTGCAGACTTGGTTAAtaatcatggttaccagggaaagggggtgggaagggataaatttgggagtttgagatttacaaatattacccACTAAATATACAGTagacttctttttaaaagtttcttcggTATAGCATAGAAACCTATGTTCAAAATCTGGTAATAACTTATACTGGAAAAGCCGCTACAGCCACCCactgaggaagcaagagcagAAAGGAGAGTGAGTTACCCTGGGCTAGAGCCCGGTCCTCCTAAAGTCCTTTTCTGCTGCTGACACTGCCTCCTGACCACAGtgcgccctcctcccaggagcaggctgacatgaACACATGCTtcctgtgaacctggggcagcagagaccacccccaggacaggccaTGGGGTAGATGGGAGCAACTGGACAGCTCCCAGGGGCAgacccctctccctgctgctgccGTGGATGCCACAGCCCCCATACCCTGGCAGCCCCGCACCCGCCTCCCGCAAGCAGGCCATGACCTGAGGGCCAGTGGGAAGTGCTTCAGGGCCGCctggcgccctcccacctcccggggctgcaccCGCCTACCCAAACCCGGGTACAAGCGGCAGCAAAGAAACGGGGTTCAGGGGCTACTAACCAGGGGAAGGCACGACGAACCATGACATTGGCCCCGCACCCGCCTCAGGGTCATAACGGGACACGCAGCCTGGACCTCACCCCACGcccccctccctgtgcgcctccccagctgcgcagcccaggcctcacccggcTCCCCAACCTGCGTGCTCCTACCAGCACCCCCTTACCTGCCCTGCGACGGCAGCGGAGGTGacggcaagcggcggcccagaccccaagcCGCGTTCCTCCTCGGGAACAGGTCCAGGAGCGCCCGGCTCCCGTCCAGCTTCCACACGCGCCGGGCGGGGTCCAGCGTCTGCGCGGACGCTCGGGGTGGGGCCCCCGCTGTCCGGTTCTCTGCCAGCCGGGCCGGGCAGGCTGGGTGGTAGGATAGTAGAGCGGGCCCAcccctctgcctgccctgctCTTCTCTGGGGAAACAGGGTACAGGACTCATCAAATGGCCACAGGGGCATCCCTTCCCCAGCAGTACTGGTCCTTAGATTTGACctcaccaaagtgcttgcacaactttcaaagatgttttttcttcagtaacatgaatttaaaacaatcagtatgtcgtcaaggcattttcagaagtgatctGCCCTGCggctaaatatacacacataaatacacacatatacacataaatatatacacacatacatacagggaAGAGACAGGcggactgaaacacagagagacagagagagaatgaacACTGGAGATGGGAATGAGTGGAAGtcacgcacattttcacaagtcagccTACATGTCAGAACCCAGTCCCAGtatccatccaccctgcaggggactgtgtgggaatcacacaaggatgtgtgaccagaaggcaaaaaaaaaaagcagggagccaCTGTAGGGCAGCGCATCCTAGAGGCCGAGATGgggcactgggcctgaatctgacatgacagaatgacctaggaggttgcaTGCCAGAATGGACGATATCAgagttgtgtttaatttcaacccgcctacagggagctgggaagcaggcggcaagtagggtgactttccccagagcccagggcagaccccggcctgtgtggggtgtgccctgctccccaccagccctctgtggggccttTCATTTGCTGAGTCTGCACATGAGCTCCCTATGATGCCAGCCTGTGGGGCTAAGAGTTGCGCTAGGTGTTTATGGGTCTACAGACAGgatggcttccccaggaagcagggtccagaatgatcctcactgggccgatgggggattggggagaccctgagaggcaggtggcttgtccagggtgacagcactgctggcggggggagccgggtctgaacccagctgtgtcctcagagctgtggccctggctgcatccaggcctccccagggctataggagggacCGAGTTTGTGTCACTGTGTgaacatggcatggggtgggaagtgagccatcggcagcccagagaggcccttggggagctttgtgtaaggaggaagcttggggaaggggaccccaggaagtgacctcacttccctgtcaacagagcccaacagaacttggaacccaggtcaccaggcacatGGTCTGTAGAGAAGAACCCTTCCCAACTGACTTGGCTgctgaactcagctcagctcagacatgttttgttgcgtcccaagatcccgaggtcgcggcccccggaaagctcGCAGCAatggcctttgccaacagtgccgacagtgggtcgggtctcactccaggcgcctctggccttttggccagagggaccgaaaggtaacacagggaggcccagggcaggcccgcccaggccgggccaccactcagaccccacccgggtagccccacggccccttcctgactggtggaggtggggcagtcatgttgggggggtcctgcctcaaacaagagcaggctgaggaagggtcagaggcctggggggccgatcacatccacaacctgggtccaagcgggctggctgggatgtggagaaccggagaagggccctgctgcccgaggtggcgcccatgccttctgggtgtgtctcttgcctcccgggtgactgagatgaccaaggtcccagtctgatctggcagcagagggtcgagtggggcagaagcaggagtggtcctggccgggcaggggtctgagacctccgggccgggccggctgccggtcactgtcattgcagagccagacaccgcaggatctggggaaccaggacactcatgccacctccccaagtgaggggctggtgtgccacactgtggaaggccagcacaggctccggaagagtctgtgtatgaagggctccccaccaccacagcctcctgcccagacaccacccaggtctctccccaggttcttgcccagggctgaggggcagctcagcacccccggctctgacatggagcaccgtgcccacctccaggggattcaggtagaggaccaggagcaCCCCGAaacagagcccaaaggtgagaagggtggggctggtgcgggtgtgtaggtgagggagggcggagggctgggccacacagggaggcatccccaaaggctgctgttGGGACctgagcaaagactggcctcagaccacctgtctggtagaattcagtcacagaacacagcctgtgggcacttgctcggtgggagctgtctgcaaagctcagggtagatttctgtccttgaaaaggtgCATAGAAAGGcaggcatgtgggtacctttttccttTCTCACAGCCTGAGCACttccactagacttaaagctctctccacgtccgtCCAACAGTTACAGCTCCAGAGCAGGCgtgggcaggggaagacgccagagaacaaaagcAAGACCTCCAGGATCCAGCAGGAGTCcgcgagctccctcctgctgctcctgctgaacctgaagatcctgcagctcctgctcatcttgctgctcctgaagatcctgctgATCCAGCGGTGTCTGAagatcctgccgctcctgaagagcctgccgctcctgaagagcctgaagcTCCTGCTGATCTTCCTGCTCCTGAACactctgcagctcctgctgatcttgccactcctgaagagcctgcagctcctactgatcttgccgctcctgaagagtctgccgctcctgctgatcttgccgctcctgaagagcctgccgctcctgctgatcttgctgctcccaaagagcctgcagctcctgcaactgcacctgcacctgcacctgagCCGCTAGGCagtggagaaccagttcaggcatcatcAACCcccagggctgagccccctctgccccctcctacacctcCAAAATCACACCATGAATCCTCTTCCCTACCcaaagttgacttccctacccctgaagttgtttttgttttgtttttctttagtttagtttgcttattttacatcatttatggcatcctttatttttccatttcccatttcctttaataaaatacagattttttcccttttaaattgttcaATTCAGGAacgttaagtgcattcacatgCTGTGCGACCATTACTACCATCTAGTTTTGcgctatttctttcctcaaaataaaaccctggATCCAAAGCGCGCACTCCCCTTCCTTCATccctcagcccctgacaaccccaagtcctcttcctCTCTAGGGGTCTTTACCTCTCATGGGTGGTCCCTATGAGTGAAACCATAGGAAAGGGCGTtttgtgcctgcccacatggtttaagcgggggctggtgaattcttttgttttcacttgaaatagcattttccacTTTTCACTTTTCCTCCCCCCAGGAACTTCCTAAGAACATACCCTAAACAGGCTTGCACACATGTCTTTGTCTTAGGATCTGCTTCTCGGGGAGCTCAGCCTGAGACAATCCCCACAGAGCTTATCACAGCACTCGCATATTAATGCTGGCTTTTTGACTTCTTCTCTATATATTATCTCATCGATGAAGTCACAAGTGATTTTAGGGAAGGAACTATACTTATTGCATCATCAGTTTTCCTCACCATCTCCTGACCAGCACAGAGTTTTATGTAGGAGGGGGAGGGAGTTAACTTTCAGTTCCAAAGTTTTCCATTATTTTGCAAGTTTTCATTTCTACCACCTGGAGTTTAGGAAACGGGACTCACATGAGTTTACTAAAAACCATGTAAAGTATGTAAATATCATGCATATAAGGTATGTCATTGGAGCCCAAGCTCTGGTTTGGCTGACATCATTTTTGTACATATCCACCAAAGGGGGCGTCAGCTGGGAGAAGGCAGCCTACGCTGTCGGGATTCAATGGCTGAACATAACGTGCAGGCTTATCCTTTTGAAGCGGAAGCTTGAAGGGTCTCTGGCTGTTATTTATAGCAGTTCACAATGTCACTGAGTCAGAGGGACCTCGGGACCATCTGGCATCTGACCTTCTATCCAGTTGGTAATTTGCAAGTAGGTCAAGATAGTCTTAACATTTCAAGTAAGAAAGTGAAAACACCTTGGTAAACCAGACGAAGAAATAACCAAGTGGAAAAGGGTCACCCATCAGAGTCTATGTCCATTTACTTGGATTCTCTGTGTGTTAAGATCTTTATGCTTTGGAGATGGACAACTAGGCTCCACCTCCATCACCAGGAATTAGTATTTGAAAAGTCACTCCTCTTCTaacctcagcttccttatctgtcaAACAGGGAAAGAGTAAAGGCACCAACTTCATAAAGGGGTTGTGAGAGTTAGTGTAAATGAGGGAATTACTGAGTCCGGCGCCCAGCATGGTGTCGGCACCTCCAAGCCCCACTGCCGTCATCATCCCGTCAGGGCCCCGCAGCGTCCGCATGACAAGCGGGGGGCGGCGCCCACGGGCGTGTTGAACAGCGGCCGCTGAGTGAACAGATGCTCTGGCTCAGCGGGACAGTGTGCCGGCGTGGGGAGCGGCAGGTCTCCCAGGTCCTCAGAGAACCTGACAAAGTGTGGCTGCTGGACCTCTGACCTGTCTTCTGTCTGTATAACTTTATGAACTCCGCTCACTGGGTCTACCTTAAGCAAAACTCTAAAGCTGGTGTGTTTTTCTCTGGGCTTCGTTAtatttcccttcccctccttttcCCTGGAGTCGAAGCTCCTCCCGCCCTCTCCCAGTGCTTCCTTCTTAATGAACGTTTCCTTGCAACTGAGACTTGCCTCGGTTACTATCTCAATGGAAATGTCTCACCATTCAGTCAAAATAAAGAGTTAAGTTTGTTTGCATTTCATCAGCCCTCAATGTCTTAATCCAAAAGAACATGTCTTACCGTGTAATTTCATGCTTTGGGGAAGTTGGGGGAGCAGGCGTGTGGACATTCGTGGGTGAACTGCACTGGTGTCTTCAAATCTGCAGCAGGATGCGTGGAGGTGACATCAGGGAACCCAGAGGTTCTCATGTTTATCCATCACTGTCCTGGGTTGAACAGTGTCCTTTCAAGAGTCAcatcttatttaaaaatacagtcttTGCGGATATAATTAGGatataagttaaaatgaggccatactGGGCTAGGGCGGGCCCTGAATGCAACcactggtgtccttagaagagacCAGAGACAGATGTACAGACACACGGGGAGGAGAGGCCAGGAAGACAGGAGGATGAGAGTTACCCTCCACATCAAGGCGTGATTCTCCCCGAGCCCCCGGAGATGATGTGACTCTGATGACCTCACGCTGCTGGATTCTGGGCTCAGGACTGCAAGAGAAATGAATTTGTGCTGTTTGAAGCCCCCTAGGTGGTTGCAACTTGTTAAGGTGGCCTTAGGGAATGAATGTGAACATCTACTAAGTACTAGGTGTGAGACAGGAGCCTGGGAAAACACTAATAAGCGGCCACTGACACTGAGCGTTCGACAACATGGTGAACGACAAGGAGAGGTGGGCGTCTGGGCCCTCTTCCCACAGCCCTGGGAGGCTAAGCAGATCTGAAATTTGCCTTCCTCTCCCGGGTGCCACAAGGTGGGTGGTGCAGACATCTTTTTGTTACACAGAGCAGTTGCTGAGCTAAGCTGGGCTGAGCACCGTGGCCTGGATCACGAGTGGGGCAGAGGGCGTGACTAGTGACACAAGATGTGGGGACACTTGACAGGACACCACTACCCATGGTGACCTAGGTAATGAAGTGCTCAAGGTCGCACCACATTCCAAAGTACAGGTGTCTGAGCTTTGGGAGGGAAAGCAGGGCTGGGGTCACTGCATGGACTGAACacctgtgtccccccaaaatccaTATGTGAATCCTTAATACCCAGGTGATGGTGCTTGGAGGCGGGGCCCTTGGGAGGTGACCAGGGCACGAGGGGGATCTCTCCTGCCTGAGATTATGAAGGGGATCCCTCTTCCccttcaccacacacacaccgcaCAGTGAGAATAGGGCCTCTGGGAACCGGGACCTGGGCCTCCTCCAACACCCAGTCTGCTGGCACCTTGGACTCTGACCCCCGTCCTCCAGAACCAGGAGGAACACACGTGTTGTTAAGTCTCCCAGGCTGTGGTGTCGACACAGAGGCAGTTACGTTCTGGTGTCTGCACCCTCTCCGTGGCCCAGAGGCCTTTAGGCTGGAGCAGGACCATCGTTGCCCAGGTGGTGTGTGAGAAGAGCTCGTGCGTGTTGGTGTGCGGGGCATAAACACCACCTGTGTTACATctgataaaggaaaacaaagcctTGTGCGTTCACCACACAAATGAGGACACGGAGGCCCAGAGACGCTAACTTTGAAGTGACAGTAGTGTCAGATTTGGAGGTCAGGGCTGGGTTCTGTGATGTCTAACCCAAGAACTGGGGAAAGCAGAAGAGAATCAAACAGACAACAAATGACATCAAAGCGGTGGGGTTTACACGGACCCCGGTCCCAGGCTGGACAAGGCATTCACCTGTCACCTCGTTCAGGCCTCTCAACAAACCAGAATAGTCACTATATTTTTCCACTAATTCAGTACAACATGGAACGTTTGTTACAGGGTCTTGAGTCATAGTAGTCCAAGGTGTGGTCAGTATTCTCTGATCAAGAAGGCCTGCATGTGTGTAATGTATGGAAATACGCTTCAGCTGTTTGGAAGTTTCACATACGTAAAGGAGGCGTGTGCAACC
The genomic region above belongs to Vicugna pacos chromosome 15, VicPac4, whole genome shotgun sequence and contains:
- the LOC140685975 gene encoding uncharacterized protein, coding for MFCCVPRSRGRGPRKARSNGLCQQCRQWVGSHSRRLWPFGQRDRKSQTPQDLGNQDTHATSPSEGLVCHTVEGQHRLRKSLCMKGSPPPQPPAQTPPRSLPRFLPRAEGQLSTPGSDMEHRAHLQGIQVEDQEHPETEPKVTAPEQAWAGEDAREQKQDLQDPAGVRELPPAAPAEPEDPAAPAHLAAPEDPADPAVSEDPAAPEEPAAPEEPEAPADLPAPEHSAAPADLATPEEPAAPTDLAAPEESAAPADLAAPEEPAAPADLAAPKEPAAPGSLPLMGGPYE